In one Natronoarchaeum mannanilyticum genomic region, the following are encoded:
- a CDS encoding DJ-1/PfpI family protein — MSASDRQELDGVKVGVFVAQESTKEVEFTEPKAAMSDAGADVDVLGGDADDARTVNNDLDESDAYGVDKTFSEAAADECDGRIVPGGIVGADTLRADEDAVELLEHHRAADGALGSICHGPWTLVEAGVVDDSVVTSRDPDDLDAFTDAIVDEFAGATER, encoded by the coding sequence ATGAGCGCATCAGACCGACAGGAGCTCGACGGCGTGAAAGTGGGGGTGTTCGTCGCACAGGAGAGCACCAAGGAGGTCGAGTTCACTGAGCCGAAGGCGGCCATGTCGGACGCCGGAGCCGACGTCGACGTTCTCGGCGGCGACGCCGACGACGCCCGGACCGTGAACAACGATCTCGACGAATCCGACGCGTACGGCGTCGACAAAACGTTCTCGGAGGCGGCCGCGGACGAGTGCGACGGGCGGATCGTTCCCGGCGGGATCGTGGGTGCTGACACGCTTCGCGCCGACGAGGATGCCGTCGAGCTGCTAGAGCATCACCGCGCGGCCGACGGCGCGCTCGGATCCATCTGCCACGGCCCGTGGACGCTAGTCGAAGCCGGCGTCGTCGACGACAGCGTCGTGACGAGCCGCGACCCCGACGACCTGGACGCGTTCACAGACGCGATCGTCGACGAGTTCGCGGGGGCCACCGAACGATGA